The Levilactobacillus namurensis genomic interval AGTCCATGAAAGTGAGTAAATTCGGCATTTTAAGCAGATCTTTGATTAATTTGGGATAGGTCTGATGCCAGTTGTTGGCGAACTCATTCAGTTTCAGTTCGGCTGCTTCACGGTTGGCGGCCCGATGAACTTGTTTAAAGTCACTGATCACGGCCTTGCGGTCTTTCACACGAACTTTGTTCATCAAATTACGCCCAACATGAACCAGGCAACGTTGTCGTTTAGCTTTGGGAAAATGCCGATTTAAGCCTTCATCCAAACCAACTAAACCATCGGCCACAAACAACAGCACATCTTTGACACCTTGCTTAATCAGGGTTCCCAGCAGTTCAGTCCAGATTCCAGTCGATTCCGTTGGCGCCACTTGGTAGTTCAGCACTTCTTTCGTACCATCTGGACGAATGCCAATCGCAATATGAACGGCTTCTTTTTGAACGGTATCCCGCTTTAACGGCAAGTAAGTGGCATCTAAGAAGATGGCCGCATATTGTGAAGCCAGTCGCCGTTGCTGGAAAGCTTGAACCTGTTCATTGACGGCTTTAGTCATGTTGGAAACCGTGGCTTTGGAGTAGTGAGCACCGTACATTTTCTCAATGAGTTCGGCAATTTCAGCAGTGGTAATTCCCTTGGTATACAACTGAATGACCGTTGTTTCTAAATTATCACTGTGCCGACCGTAGGCTGGCAAGGTATGATTTTCAAACCGGCCATTGCGATCTCGAGGAATGGTTAAGCTAAGTTGGCCGTACTTCGTATCAAACGAGCGCTCATAACTGCCGTTGCGGTTATTACCAGTGTTAATCCCAGCGTATGAGTAGCGTTCGTAACCCAAAAACTCTGCCAATTCGGTTTGAAGCAGCTGGTTAATCGCAATTTCGAGGTGGTGACGAAAAACTTCGTCCAAATCTTGCTTTTGGGCTAGTGCAGCGATAATTTCTGTGGTAAGTTCATTCATGGGGAATGCCTCCTGTGATGTTTTCTGTGGTTACTAAATATCATAAGGGAAGGCATTCCCTATTTCTATACAATTCAGAAATCTTTTATGCATTTACACAAGATATTTTACGCTCTCGCGACTTAACTAAACCCCTTTGTTCGGGAATTGTCATGGCTATTCCCCCCTGTTTGCTGTAAAATTAAGCGTGTATGAAAGGAATGTCTAATTATGAAAAAAGTTAGCTTAGTCGTTCCTTGTTATAACGAGGAGGAGTCTATTCCACTATTTTTCCAAACCGTTAGCAAGGTGATCGACGCCATGAACTTGCCGACGCCCACCATTGTCCCGGAATACATCTTCGTGGACGACGGCTCATCGGACAACACTCTGGCGGAGATGAAGGCCCTGCATGAAGCCCACCCTAAGACCGTTCACTACCGCTCATTCTCCCGGAACTTCGGGAAGGAATCTGCCTTAGCTGCCGGGCTCCAAGCGACCACCGGGGATTATGTGGCCGTGATGGACGTGGACCTGCAGGACCCCCCAGAATTGTTACCTAAGATGGTTAAATTAATCGAAGAGGACGGGTACGACTGTGTCGGGACCATCCAGAAAGACCGGCGGGGTCAAAGCCGTATCCGGGCCTTTCTCTCATCGAGCTTCTACCGGGTCATCAATCACCTCTCCGATGTCCGGATCGAACCCAACGCGCGTGATTACCGGTTGATGACGCGCCAGTTCGTCAACACGGTGCTTGACCTACCCGAATTCAACCGGTTCTCCAAGGGAATCTTCAGTTGGGTCGGCTATAAGACCACTTACCTGACCTACGAAAGTCAACCTCGGGCGGCCGGAACCACGCACTGGAACATGCGTCAGCTCTTTTCCTACTCAATTGAGGGCATCATTGATTTCTCCAACGCCCCGCTGCGGCTGGCCACTTGGGTCGGAAGTATTTCGTTCTTCCTGTCCCTGATTGGTCTCATCTTCGTGGTGGTCCGGGCACTGACCAACGGCGGCTCATCCGTCGCGGGCTGGCCGTCACTAGTGGTCATTATTCTCCTGATTGGCGGAATTCAGCTCTTCTGCCTGGGTATCCTGGGTCAATACATCAGTAAAATCTACCTGGAAACCAAGCACCGACCGAAGTACATCGTTCGCGAAGAAAAGTAATCCGCACCATTTCACATTCCTAAGGCCTTCATGGGCTTTAGGGATTTTTTAGTTGTTGGGTCCTTATCTACCAGATTAGTTAACATTGTCCTAGCCAGCGCCTTACCGGCTAATCCATCGTCACCCTTTCTGCTCACCTACAGCTACCTTCTCCCAACCAGTACGACATGAACAACCATACAACGATTCAAAATCCAACTTGAAACTAAAAGTAGTTTGCCAGCGAGTCTTAGAATCGTAAGCTGGATAATCCCAGAATTGTCAGTCAAGACGAAGGCAACCTAATTGGTTAACGATGCCTAGCGTAGCCCTGTCTGGCCGCCCGGCAAGGCGCTGATCCACACAACCCTTTTGTCCTACGGTGCAGCCAAGTAAAAAAGGACCACCCCACGGGGTAGTCCTTTGCTTAGTTGTTTAGTGGAACAACATATTCATTAACAGAACCATCAGCAGACCGACAATCGAAATCACCGTTTCCAACGTGGTCCAGACCTTGAACGTATCCTTGACACTCAAGTCAAAGTATTCAGAGAACATCCAGAAACCAGCATCGTTAACGTGTGAAGCAGCTAATGAGCCGGCCCCGATAGCTAAGGCAATCATGACTGGGTCGGCACCTAAGGTGTGCATCAACGGTGTAATCAATCCGGCGGCAGTCATCCCGGAGACCGTTGCGGACCCCAGTGAGACCCGTAAGATCACCGTAATCAACCAAGCCAACACGATTGGTGACATCTTGGAGCTAGACATCAAGTCTTGAACGGCTTTCCCGACACCACCGTCAATCAGCACTTGCTTGAAGGCGGACCCACCGGCGATAACCATCAGTAACATGGCAATCGACTTGATAGCGGATTCCAAAGTCCCACTGATTTGCTTCATCGAACGGCCCCGGTGAATCCCCATGGACCAGATAGCGAACAGTAAGGCAATGACCATCGCGATGACGGGGTTCCCGACCATCGTGATCACGGCATCCAATCCATGCGGATTCTTCGGTGCCGTTCCGCCGTTAGCGACCATTTGGTAAATCGTCGCTAAGGCCATAAAGACCACTGGGAACAGGGAAGTCAAGACAGACATCCCAAATCCTGGGGTTTCCTTTAAGTCGAATTCCTTCACTTCACCGAAGGCAGGTAAGGACTTCTTGACCACGAACAATTCGGGACTGAACTTCTTGATGACCCGCGTCCAGATAGGACCCGCAACGATCACACAAGGAATCGCCACGATGATCCCGATTAACAGCATTTCCCCCACGTTGGCGCCCAAGGCCGTTGCAACGGCGGTTGGCGATGGTTGTGGTGGTAAGAATCCTTGCGTCGCCGAGAGGGCCGCGGCCATCGAAATCCCCAGATAGAGGAATGGCACGTCGGCTTCCAGCGCAACGGCGAACACAATTGGCGTAACCAGAACTAACCCGACTTCGAACAACAGGGAAATTCCGATCATAAACGAGGCAATCACGATAGCAACTTGCAACCGTTTCTTCCCGAAGACGTTGATCAGCGTTCGCGCGATCCGGTAAGAACCCCCTGCGTCAGAAACTAGTCGGCCAATCATCGCACCAAATCCAAAGACGATGATCAGCTCACCCATTGAGCTACCGATCCCATTTTTAATGGAATCCGCAATATTAGCGGGGTTCATCCCCAGTCCTAATGCAACTAAAATGGACGTCGCAATTAGGGAAACAAAGGTGTTTAACTTCACCCGAATAATCAGGAAAAGCAGAAGTAAAATACCCAAAAGCAAAATCACAAACTGCATATTCTTTTTCTCTCTTTTCTTATGCTCGATTCTGATAAAATCAATCTGCCGAAATTAATTTCAATCACTTTGCATAAGGCCTATTGTATGAAACTTTTTTTCGGGATTCAAGCGTTTACCTGAATATAATTTTCAATTTTATTATGAAAGCACCGTGAAAACGTTACCGGACAATCATTACAGAGATTGGAGAATATTTTGCCATATAGGCCGCCTGACTCCCAAAATATTTACGAACGCCACCCTTGGACAACGATCCTACGACCAATAAATCGGGTTTGACGGCAGGAATAATTGACTTAACAATCGTTTCGCCAGGGTCGCCTTCCCCAATCACGACTTTGACGTCGGTCAGTCCGACCCGTTCGGCCAGATCCTTGTACCGTTGTAAGTGGTCGTACAGGTCGTCGCGCTTTCCGTGCACGTAATCCTTGCTGAGGGCCTGGTAAATGTTCATGTTGTCGGACTCCAAGACTGAGCAGATCACCAGTTGCGCTTGGTCCGACTTGGCCCGGTTCATGGCATACTGGAAGGCCAATTGAGCATCCGGTGAATCATCCACCCCTACTAGAATACGTTTGAACTTCTTTGGATTCATTGATTGTGTGTCATCCATGCCTATCCAACCTCCTCGAGATGTTTTAAGTAACCGTCTCCATTATACAGGAAAATCAGGAAAAATCCGCCCGCTGGAACCAAACGCTAGCAGGAATCATTTCCCTTACCGCAATCGGTGCACCAAGTCCCGTCCCAACCAGTTCATGGCCGGGTACTGCCGGGCAGCGTGACTCCCCTGACTCAGTACCACAATCACTATTTTCTGGCCGCTGGTAGTCTTGAACAGGGCCGCATCATTTTGGACCCCCAGATCCGGGTACTCGCCGGTCTTGTTGTAGACCTGTGCGTGCGTGACCCGCAACGGCAACTTGGAATGGTTGCGGCAATGGTGCAGTAACGCCAACATCTGCCGGTCGGCGGTCTTTCCCAACAACCGGTGCTGGCTAAGTAACGTCAAGAAGCGGCTCAGGTCCCGCACCGAGGTCCAGTTATCGTGGCCCCGTTGTAACGCCCGCGTATCCATCAGGTGGCGGCCCAGGACGGTTTGGGTAAAGTGGTGCTGGCGGATTACCCGGTTAACGGACTTCAGGCCTCCCGCCGTTGCAATCAGCTGGTTAGCCGCCGCGTTATCGGAATTATAGATCATTCGTCGCAGGGCCTGTCGGGTGGTCGCCGTCAGGGGAAGTTTCCCTTGCTGGTGTTGTTGATAAATGGTCAGCATGATGTACAGCTTGATGGTGCTGGCCGCGCGTTGACGCTTGACGGCGTGGTTCCCCGTCTTCAGGGTCACGGTCGGCTGCGTGAGCCGGATCACCTGAACGGACCAACGCCCACCGACACCCCGCATATCGCGCTTGATCTGCCGGGTCAACCGAGCTTTTTGCCGGGTCGTCAGGGTTCGCCGCGGCATAGTTGCGGTCGCACGAGGTTTGGCCGCCCGCTTAGTATGCTTTGGCGACGCCGCCGCGCGGTGGACGGACGCCCCGGCTGCCGGTCGCGTCAGGTGATAGAAGAGTCCCCCGCCGCTAACCAGGACCACTAACGCCAGTAGGACCCCGACTAATTTTCGAATCTTCATTGACTTTCGGGCATCCCGCTAGCGGTGCCCGCACCTCCCTTTCCATTCGCATCCAGTCCTGCACCAACGGCCATCAACTAGACCTAATGTGCTATCATCAAGTCAGCTACGGAGAAACCAGTTTGTCAGTTGCCAAGTTCTCTTTTAGGCCTAATCGTTAGGCTACAAAACTTTACTGTCTATTGAATAGTATAGCGCGATTTCCCCGCAAGCAAAAAAGTTATTGTAAGATTACTTCTATTATATATTGTTTGACCCGTTCCAATCGTTAAGCGGCTTCTCCGTTAAATCGTCAAGTTTTTTCTAAGAAGGTGACACCATGTTTAAGAAACTTCTGATTATCGTACTCGCCATTATCGCTATCGGGGCCACCCTAGCCCTGGCGCTTCCCGCGACACCAGCCTGATTCCGTCAAAAAAAGAGCTTCTTTCAAATGAATTGACCATTTGAAAGAAGCTCTTTTAAGCTGCGATGAAGACCGTCCAATTATCTCGAATTGATGACCCCACCCGGACTCGAACCGGGATCAGCCGCTTAGGAGGCGGGTGCCCTATCCAGTTGTGCTATGGGGCCATAAAAAACAATCCAACACTAATCATGCCATGGATTGTTTTAATTGTAAAGATGCTAATCGTGCGCCGCATCCCGGTCACGCCACTTTTTGCGCATCCCCTTGTTCTTGTTATGCCGGTTCTTATGCTTCTTGGATTTCTGCTTAGGCGCGGTTGGTGCCGTAACCTTAGCCGGTTGGCCAGTCGCCCCGTTAGTTCGCGGTGCCTGGGCTTTAACTGCTGGCTGGCCTGGTTGAGTCGCCGTGGTCGCGGTCACCGGTTCCGGTTTCTTTTCTTGTGGCTTGACCGCTGGCCGTTCGGTGGTCAGTGCCTTGTTCTGGAAGTAGATGGGGACCAACTGGTACTCGGTCTCACGCAAGAGCTTCTTCAAGTCCCGCAAATCATGGTCGTCACCCAGGTTGATGACTTGACCCGGTTCGCCCATTCGGCCGGTCCGCCCCGCCCGGTGGACATATTCGTTCACCGTCGATGGCAGGTCGTAGTTGATCACGGCCGGCAGCTTAGGAATATCCAACCCCCGGGCCGCAACGTCCGTGGTCAGTAAGAGCCGCGTGCGCCCCTGGCGGAAGTCCTGTAAGGCTTTCTCCCGTTGCACCTGCCGCAGATCACTGGTCAGACTAGTGGCTGAGACGTGGTCGTGGTAGAACTTAGTGGCCGTATGCTTCAGGGTGTTAGCCTGCTTGAAGAAGACCAGTGCCCGGAAGTTCGGAATCGCTAAGAGACGTTTCAACATCTGGTCGCGCTTGCCCATCCCAATCTGTAATAGGCCGTGTTGAACGGGGCCCTGCGTCTGGTCCTGTTCCCGAACGTCAATCCGTTCGACGGTCTGACCGAACCATTTCTCCAGTTCGTGTAAGATCGGCGTATCCGTTGCGGAAAAGAAGCCCAGTTGGACGTCCGCGGGGGCTGCTTGAGCCACCGCCCGCACGGTCTCTAACGTCTCTCCGGTCAAGAGGTCATCGGCCTCATCAATGATGATCAGGGAGACCAGGTGCGTCTTAAGTTTACGGTCCTGAATCAGGTTCAAGAGCCGCCCTGGCGTCGCCACCACGACCTCGGGGCGCTTCTTTAGCCGCTCAGTCTGCCGTTTAACGTTGGCCCCACCGGTCAAAGCGGCGACCTTCAAGTCCAACAACTTGGCCCAGTCGCGCATCACCCGACTGGTCTGAATCGCCAGCTCTTGGGAGGGTTCGAGGACCAGGAGCTGCGTCCCGTCGCCCGGCAACAGGTTCGCCAAGGCCGGCAAGGTGAAGGCGACCGTTTTCCCGGAACCCGTAGGCGCTAGGCCTAAGACGTTCTGGTCGCCCGCCAGTGGGCCGTACACGGCCGTTTGGATTGCCGTGGGTTCTGTGTAACCCAGGGCCTTAAAATGTGCTTGATACTGTTCTAACATAATTTTCCTCTTTTTTAGTCGTTTTCGTCAGCTGGAAAGCGTAGGTTGGCCGTGACCCGCAATGCGTATAGGACCTGGTTGACCTGTTGGCTCCAGCGTAACCACCGGCGATAATCGCCCATGTTTTGTGCCGCTTCGGGGGCCTGTAAGACCCGTGCGAAGTCTTCTACTTCCGGTAACATCGGGTTGGCCAAGGCAGGCTGGGTCAAGTCCACGACCTGACCGTCAGCCGCGTGTCGCGCGACCTGCGTCAGTTCCCCGGCACTATCGACACTCAGCGTCTCCTTCAACCCATAGATCTCCGACCAGCTGTACGAGTTACTGGTCTTACCAAAGCTGACCGTCACGTCAAAATCCCCGTACCGCAAGACGGCCAAGCCCTTCCCGTCGGCGCCCGTCGCAATCAGTGTCGGGAAATACGCCACGTTAGCGGGTTGACCGAACAGCGCCACGGCTAGATAGATTGGGTAGACCCCTAAATCTTGCAGCGCTCCACCCGAGAAGGTCTTGGTAAAGACGTTCGGCTGTTGTCCCGCTAAAACTTGGTCGTAACGGGACGAATACTTCATATAAGTCAGCGACGCGCCCTGGACCGTAGGCAACTCGGCGACCGCCTGTTGTAAGGCCTGGAAGTTCGGCGTATGCACGTTGCGGGCCGCTTCGAAGAACCGCACGTTGGGGTGCTTGGTCAGCGTGGCCATCAACGCCGTCATCTCATCTTCGTTGCTGACTGCCGGTTTCTCCACGATCACCGAGATATCCCGCTGAATCGCGGCTAAGGCTTGCTCGAAGTGCAGGCTATTGGGCGAGGCAATATAGACCACGTCCAACTTAGCATTGGTCAACATCTCCTGATAGTCGGTGTACCCGGCTTCCGCGTGGTTTTTAGCCGCAAAGGTCTGGGCGGTCTCCGCGTGCCGCGAATACACCCCCGCTAACGTATACTTTCCCGACAACGCAAGTGCTTCGACCAGTTGCTGGGTGATCCAGTTGGTCCCGACCGTTCCGATTCGAATCATAGCGCATCCCTCCATTTTATCTGATTGCCTTTATTTTAACAGTCCCACCGGACCAGGCATAGCGTGGACTTTAATTTTCTTAAAAAAGCCAGTGTCGGACCATGGTTTCTGCGGCTAAAAATGTTATATTGGGACTAACAAGTAATTTAAGGGGGGATACCGGTGAAAAGTCGGGAAATTGCTTTATTTGGACTATCGCTGCTCGCCGGACTGACCGGTGGCTTTTCACTTCGCAAAAAACAACAGTCGCAACCTAACGAGTCCTCGCCACTCTTCTACGCGGGAACTTGGCGGTTCGTGGACCCGCACAATCAGCGCCAGCACCAGTTAGAGATCAGTCCCAACCTGGATATTCGCATCGATGGGCGCGCCCTAGAAGTTACCGTTCAGGAACTCAACGAACACCAGCTAACGTTCCAGGATAAGTTCGGGTACCACCTGGTGATCCACGCCAACGAGCAGCGACCGGTCTCCTTCTTCGACGAAGCGGACGATTGTACTTACACCGTTCACGCGATTGAGCCCCCCACCCCTTAACGCTAAAACATACCTTAAAAAGACCTTCTTTCTCGCCGGACTAGCCGGTAGAAAGAAGGTCTTTGACGTTTGTCTTTCATTATTTTTGATGTTAGAGGCTGTTTCGAACGACCGCCACAATTAGTTTGTTTTAAGGCAATCCCTAGTCATCATGGCTGAAAGTGGCCCACTGGCGCCGGGTCCCGTTGAAGACCGACAACCCCACGGCCTGCGACTGACCACTCTGGGTCAAGCGGCCCGTGGCGTCATACTCGATCAACTGTACCGGTGACGCGTAGTGCTGCAGCTTGCCGTCCACGACCCACTCTGCTTGGTGCGGTAAGGCTGGTCGGACGAACTGGGTCAAGACCGCCTGCTTGGCCTGGATGATCACCCCTTGCTGGTAGGTGTTCTCCAACCGGGTGACCAACGCCTTTAGTTTCTGCCCCTGCTTCGCCATTGACTGATTATCACTATTGAACTGGTCGTAATAGGCCACGCTGACCACGATTGGCAGGGTTCCCGTATCGTTGCCCACAATCTGGGAGAAGTGCGCGTACTGGCGTTTCGCCGAGCTGGTGAAGCTAAACGTGTGCACCACGCCGACCTTCATACTGGCCCCCTGCGAACGCGAGTAATTGTTACTGAAGTCGTCGTCGGAATAGGTCGCCCCCGAGGTCGCTTGCAGGTAGACGAACTGGTGGTGCTTAGCCAACTGCTGAAAATCCAGGTACCCGCTATCCTGGTTAATCGACACCCCGCGGACTGGGAACTGGGCCAGTTGGGCCGCGTGATACTGCTGCCACTGGTGCCAGCCCCAGGTCCCGAATCCACCTAATAATAGGGCGATTAAAAGGACCACGACGCGGTGCCACCGGCGTCGACGTCGAAACGTGTCTTCATATATAGGCTGATAATCGCGTCGTCTCACCCTGGTCACCGTTCCTCACAAATCTCTTTGCACTATATTATACCATGACCGGGCTTAAGGTTCCTCGCGAGTTCGTTCGATCACGTCACGGACGTGCATCAGAACCGGTTGCGTCCGCGATGAACTTCGGAGGACCGTCATCATGAAGAGGCTATCCAGGATGGCTAACTGTGACATCAGTGAGTACATTCCCTCGGAACGGTACTTGATCTCATCGGTCAGCGACAAAAACGTGACCGATGACGCCCGTGACAACGGCGACCCGCTATAACTGGTGATTCCAATGATGGGCACCTGGTTCGCCGTCAATTCGCGAACGATTTGCATGGTTTCTTGATTCTTCCCCGAATGCGAGATCACCACGGCACAATCCTGGTCGGTCATCTTGGAGGCCTGCATCAACTGGATGTCGTAATCCGGGTGATAGGTCACGTTCAACGAGGTCCGGACGAACTTATGGTACCCGTCTAAAGCGGCGATGGCGGACCCGCCCAGACCAAAGAACGTCACGGTCTTGGCGTTGATCAGCTTGATCACGGCCCGGGCCATATCATTTTCGTTTAACGCGTCATTGGTCGCCGTTAACGAGGCCATCGAGGAATGGAAGACCTTGTTGGCAATGGTCCCCAACGAATCCCCTTCGGCCAATTCCTTGAATAACTTGCTGCCCTCTTGGGCGTCGTTGACCACCACGTGGCCCAATTCCATCGAGAATTCTCGGTAGTTGGTGTACCCCAAGCGTTTGACGAACCGGGAGATGGAGGCCGTCGACGCACCCGCCGCACTCGCCAGTTCCCGAATCGTCATCTCACTTACCGTTGATGGACTGTTCAAGGCAAGCTGTGCAATTTTCTTTTCTGTTGCGGATAAACTGTCGTAAGTCGCCCGTAGTTTCCCCAGTGCTGAGCGTGCGATCGTCACCATCACCCTTCGTTTATTAATTTCTCTGTAAATATTTTACAGCAACCCCCTTGAAATGTGAAACTTTTTTACATATAATGGTCTTCGTTGCTATTAAGGGGTCCTTTTCGTTCATTGAATTGGCTCCCAATTGATTATCAAGG includes:
- a CDS encoding IS256 family transposase; translated protein: MNELTTEIIAALAQKQDLDEVFRHHLEIAINQLLQTELAEFLGYERYSYAGINTGNNRNGSYERSFDTKYGQLSLTIPRDRNGRFENHTLPAYGRHSDNLETTVIQLYTKGITTAEIAELIEKMYGAHYSKATVSNMTKAVNEQVQAFQQRRLASQYAAIFLDATYLPLKRDTVQKEAVHIAIGIRPDGTKEVLNYQVAPTESTGIWTELLGTLIKQGVKDVLLFVADGLVGLDEGLNRHFPKAKRQRCLVHVGRNLMNKVRVKDRKAVISDFKQVHRAANREAAELKLNEFANNWHQTYPKLIKDLLKMPNLLTFMDFPPAIRQSLYSTNLIENFNKHLKRTTHHKEQFPTEDSLDRFLVSQFNVYNEKSLKRIHRGFKGLQDTLEASFI
- a CDS encoding glycosyltransferase family 2 protein, producing MKKVSLVVPCYNEEESIPLFFQTVSKVIDAMNLPTPTIVPEYIFVDDGSSDNTLAEMKALHEAHPKTVHYRSFSRNFGKESALAAGLQATTGDYVAVMDVDLQDPPELLPKMVKLIEEDGYDCVGTIQKDRRGQSRIRAFLSSSFYRVINHLSDVRIEPNARDYRLMTRQFVNTVLDLPEFNRFSKGIFSWVGYKTTYLTYESQPRAAGTTHWNMRQLFSYSIEGIIDFSNAPLRLATWVGSISFFLSLIGLIFVVVRALTNGGSSVAGWPSLVVIILLIGGIQLFCLGILGQYISKIYLETKHRPKYIVREEK
- a CDS encoding gluconate:H+ symporter, which encodes MQFVILLLGILLLLFLIIRVKLNTFVSLIATSILVALGLGMNPANIADSIKNGIGSSMGELIIVFGFGAMIGRLVSDAGGSYRIARTLINVFGKKRLQVAIVIASFMIGISLLFEVGLVLVTPIVFAVALEADVPFLYLGISMAAALSATQGFLPPQPSPTAVATALGANVGEMLLIGIIVAIPCVIVAGPIWTRVIKKFSPELFVVKKSLPAFGEVKEFDLKETPGFGMSVLTSLFPVVFMALATIYQMVANGGTAPKNPHGLDAVITMVGNPVIAMVIALLFAIWSMGIHRGRSMKQISGTLESAIKSIAMLLMVIAGGSAFKQVLIDGGVGKAVQDLMSSSKMSPIVLAWLITVILRVSLGSATVSGMTAAGLITPLMHTLGADPVMIALAIGAGSLAASHVNDAGFWMFSEYFDLSVKDTFKVWTTLETVISIVGLLMVLLMNMLFH
- a CDS encoding universal stress protein, with product MDDTQSMNPKKFKRILVGVDDSPDAQLAFQYAMNRAKSDQAQLVICSVLESDNMNIYQALSKDYVHGKRDDLYDHLQRYKDLAERVGLTDVKVVIGEGDPGETIVKSIIPAVKPDLLVVGSLSKGGVRKYFGSQAAYMAKYSPISVMIVR
- a CDS encoding serine hydrolase → MKIRKLVGVLLALVVLVSGGGLFYHLTRPAAGASVHRAAASPKHTKRAAKPRATATMPRRTLTTRQKARLTRQIKRDMRGVGGRWSVQVIRLTQPTVTLKTGNHAVKRQRAASTIKLYIMLTIYQQHQQGKLPLTATTRQALRRMIYNSDNAAANQLIATAGGLKSVNRVIRQHHFTQTVLGRHLMDTRALQRGHDNWTSVRDLSRFLTLLSQHRLLGKTADRQMLALLHHCRNHSKLPLRVTHAQVYNKTGEYPDLGVQNDAALFKTTSGQKIVIVVLSQGSHAARQYPAMNWLGRDLVHRLR
- a CDS encoding DEAD/DEAH box helicase produces the protein MLEQYQAHFKALGYTEPTAIQTAVYGPLAGDQNVLGLAPTGSGKTVAFTLPALANLLPGDGTQLLVLEPSQELAIQTSRVMRDWAKLLDLKVAALTGGANVKRQTERLKKRPEVVVATPGRLLNLIQDRKLKTHLVSLIIIDEADDLLTGETLETVRAVAQAAPADVQLGFFSATDTPILHELEKWFGQTVERIDVREQDQTQGPVQHGLLQIGMGKRDQMLKRLLAIPNFRALVFFKQANTLKHTATKFYHDHVSATSLTSDLRQVQREKALQDFRQGRTRLLLTTDVAARGLDIPKLPAVINYDLPSTVNEYVHRAGRTGRMGEPGQVINLGDDHDLRDLKKLLRETEYQLVPIYFQNKALTTERPAVKPQEKKPEPVTATTATQPGQPAVKAQAPRTNGATGQPAKVTAPTAPKQKSKKHKNRHNKNKGMRKKWRDRDAAHD
- a CDS encoding Gfo/Idh/MocA family protein translates to MIRIGTVGTNWITQQLVEALALSGKYTLAGVYSRHAETAQTFAAKNHAEAGYTDYQEMLTNAKLDVVYIASPNSLHFEQALAAIQRDISVIVEKPAVSNEDEMTALMATLTKHPNVRFFEAARNVHTPNFQALQQAVAELPTVQGASLTYMKYSSRYDQVLAGQQPNVFTKTFSGGALQDLGVYPIYLAVALFGQPANVAYFPTLIATGADGKGLAVLRYGDFDVTVSFGKTSNSYSWSEIYGLKETLSVDSAGELTQVARHAADGQVVDLTQPALANPMLPEVEDFARVLQAPEAAQNMGDYRRWLRWSQQVNQVLYALRVTANLRFPADEND
- a CDS encoding DUF4828 domain-containing protein codes for the protein MKSREIALFGLSLLAGLTGGFSLRKKQQSQPNESSPLFYAGTWRFVDPHNQRQHQLEISPNLDIRIDGRALEVTVQELNEHQLTFQDKFGYHLVIHANEQRPVSFFDEADDCTYTVHAIEPPTP
- a CDS encoding GH25 family lysozyme, with translation MVLLIALLLGGFGTWGWHQWQQYHAAQLAQFPVRGVSINQDSGYLDFQQLAKHHQFVYLQATSGATYSDDDFSNNYSRSQGASMKVGVVHTFSFTSSAKRQYAHFSQIVGNDTGTLPIVVSVAYYDQFNSDNQSMAKQGQKLKALVTRLENTYQQGVIIQAKQAVLTQFVRPALPHQAEWVVDGKLQHYASPVQLIEYDATGRLTQSGQSQAVGLSVFNGTRRQWATFSHDD
- a CDS encoding MurR/RpiR family transcriptional regulator, with protein sequence MTIARSALGKLRATYDSLSATEKKIAQLALNSPSTVSEMTIRELASAAGASTASISRFVKRLGYTNYREFSMELGHVVVNDAQEGSKLFKELAEGDSLGTIANKVFHSSMASLTATNDALNENDMARAVIKLINAKTVTFFGLGGSAIAALDGYHKFVRTSLNVTYHPDYDIQLMQASKMTDQDCAVVISHSGKNQETMQIVRELTANQVPIIGITSYSGSPLSRASSVTFLSLTDEIKYRSEGMYSLMSQLAILDSLFMMTVLRSSSRTQPVLMHVRDVIERTREEP